In Phyllostomus discolor isolate MPI-MPIP mPhyDis1 chromosome 3, mPhyDis1.pri.v3, whole genome shotgun sequence, a single genomic region encodes these proteins:
- the SRP19 gene encoding signal recognition particle 19 kDa protein — protein sequence MACAASRTPADQDRFICIYPAYLNNKKTIAEGRRIPISKAVENPTATEIQDVCSAIGLNVFLEKNKMYSREWNRDAQYRGRVRVQLKQEDGSLCLVQFPSRKSVMLYAAEMIPKLKTRTQKTGGGDQSLQQGEGSKKGKGKKKK from the exons ATGGCTTGCGCGGCGTCGCGAACTCCGGCCGACCAGGACAG GTTTATTTGTATATATCCAGCTTATTTAAATAACAAGAAGACCATCGCGGAGGGCCGGCGAATCCCCATAAGTAAG GCTGTTGAAAATCCTACAGCTACAGAGATTCAAGATGTGTGCTCAGCAATTGGACTTAATGTCTTTCTTGAG aaaaataaaatgtactccAGAGAATGGAATCGTGATGCTCAATATAGGGGCAGAGTCCGGGTCCAACTTAAACAGGAAGATGGCAGCCTCTGTCTCGTACAATTCCCATCAC GTAAGTCAGTAATGTTGTATGCAGCGGAAATGATTCCTAAACTAAAAACAAGGACACAAAAAACAGGAGGCGGTGACCAAAGTCTTCAGCAAGGAGAGGGAagtaaaaaagggaaaggaaagaagaagaagtga